In Edaphobacter paludis, a single window of DNA contains:
- a CDS encoding response regulator, with the protein MNTLLIAGYLVLLAFIAVLAFVALRARRNLRDISVQLTQAREQQHQHNLQLTERSQLDTLKNEFISTVSHELRTPLTSIRGALGLLSSGVIGNVDAKAQNLLRIAVTNTDRLIRLINDILDIERMESGRAPLQVRRCSLRDLCKQAIETMKPMADANTVHLQLITPAGPQEGLFFDGDSDRILQVLTNLLSNAIKFSPAASTVSIYTEASSDSILLKVSDEGRGIPSDKLDSIFDRFQQVEPSDARQKGGTGLGLSICRSIVQQHSGSIWAQRNLGPGATFYVMLPRVTRASDVAQPASLPSSPVHASILICDDDPGIRTVVSEHLQRQGYTVIEANSGQQALVLAAEHQVEAILLDLYMPGLSGWETLQHLRNNPATAHIPVVVLSVLSSTLRPQFIGDAQGWVQKPFDEKHLFAELSRVLHHGEGPANVLLIEDDSDLANVVLASFRSASVKICHAATRQEAIRQCIDSPPDLLILDLTLPDGDGFSLVEWLRQQPKLRALPLIVYSGREVSDSEMAKLRLGPTEFLTKARIQPQEVEELVVSMVQRLRSKLSDLAPVGPSA; encoded by the coding sequence ATGAACACGCTCCTCATTGCCGGATATCTTGTACTGCTTGCTTTCATCGCCGTTCTTGCCTTCGTCGCTCTTCGCGCCCGACGCAATCTGCGGGACATCTCTGTCCAGCTCACGCAGGCCCGCGAACAGCAGCATCAGCACAATCTCCAACTTACCGAACGTTCGCAGCTTGACACCCTGAAGAACGAGTTCATCTCTACCGTATCCCACGAACTACGCACGCCACTTACCAGTATTCGCGGTGCACTCGGTCTGCTCTCCTCCGGCGTTATCGGCAATGTCGACGCCAAGGCACAAAACCTCCTCCGCATCGCCGTCACCAACACCGATCGTCTCATCCGCCTCATCAACGACATCCTCGATATCGAGCGCATGGAATCCGGCCGCGCGCCGCTTCAGGTCCGCCGCTGCTCTCTCCGCGACCTCTGCAAGCAGGCCATCGAAACCATGAAGCCGATGGCCGACGCGAACACCGTTCACCTCCAACTCATTACGCCGGCTGGTCCGCAAGAAGGCCTCTTCTTCGACGGCGACTCTGACCGCATCCTTCAGGTCCTCACCAACCTGCTCTCCAACGCCATCAAGTTCTCGCCCGCAGCGTCGACCGTCAGCATTTACACCGAAGCATCCTCAGACTCCATCCTGCTCAAGGTCTCAGACGAAGGCCGGGGCATTCCCAGCGACAAGCTGGACAGCATCTTCGACCGCTTCCAGCAGGTCGAACCCTCCGACGCCCGCCAAAAAGGCGGAACTGGTCTCGGTCTCTCCATCTGCCGCAGCATCGTCCAGCAGCACAGTGGATCGATCTGGGCGCAGCGTAACCTCGGCCCCGGAGCCACGTTCTATGTCATGCTCCCTCGGGTCACGCGAGCGAGCGATGTGGCTCAACCTGCTTCGCTACCGTCTTCTCCTGTTCACGCCTCTATCCTGATCTGCGACGACGATCCCGGAATCCGCACTGTAGTCTCTGAGCACCTTCAGCGTCAGGGTTACACCGTCATCGAAGCCAACTCTGGCCAGCAAGCGCTTGTCCTCGCCGCCGAGCATCAGGTTGAAGCCATTCTCCTCGATCTGTATATGCCGGGACTCAGCGGGTGGGAGACTCTCCAGCACCTCCGCAACAATCCTGCCACCGCTCACATCCCTGTCGTCGTCCTCAGCGTCCTGTCTTCCACACTGCGCCCGCAATTTATCGGCGACGCCCAGGGATGGGTGCAGAAACCCTTCGACGAAAAGCATCTCTTCGCCGAACTGAGCCGCGTCTTGCATCATGGCGAAGGGCCAGCCAATGTTCTGCTCATTGAGGATGACAGCGATCTGGCTAACGTCGTACTCGCCAGCTTTCGGAGCGCCAGCGTAAAGATCTGCCACGCTGCCACGCGGCAGGAGGCAATCCGGCAATGCATCGACTCGCCCCCGGACCTGCTTATTCTTGATCTGACGCTTCCCGACGGCGATGGCTTCAGTCTGGTCGAGTGGCTCCGTCAGCAACCCAAGCTTCGCGCGCTGCCGCTCATCGTCTACTCGGGCCGCGAAGTCTCAGATAGTGAAATGGCCAAGCTCCGTCTCGGTCCCACCGAGTTCCTCACCAAAGCACGTATTCAACCGCAGGAGGTCGAGGAACTTGTGGTTTCAATGGTCCAGCGCCTGCGCTCGAAACTTTCCGACCTCGCTCCGGTCGGCCCGTCAGCGTGA
- a CDS encoding peptidyl-prolyl cis-trans isomerase gives MIRILQQDNRLIKIIFAVIITVACVTMVITLVPGIFDNADTTAGPNGTFATVRGPGILGRFTGESIPIKETDVEQLAQRQLQQQHLPDFLMPYMTQRAGQVLVQRAILKREADKMKLQVSDEDLRRELQTGPFAQYLFPNGQYIGDDGYMNFVQSNFQTSRSDFESKVKSDLELNRLQALITGGVTVPDSAVREAYRVQGTKVKFDYAVISSDDLAKTINPSDAELQSFFKANQARYATAIPETRKIQYVAFDASNLPGGKPQITDAEVQAYYKQHQDEYQVKDQVKVRHILIAVPQGADAKTDAAAKAKAEDVLKQIKSGGNFAELAKKNSDDPGSKDQGGELGWLDHGKTVPEFDKAAFALAPGQTSDLVKTQFGYHILQVEDKKTAHERPLEEVKSEIVPVLEQQKAGAAEQNFATQLAADAKKEGLDKAAAAKGLHVVTTDYVAKDGVIAGLADGSALLTQAFATTKGAAPAAVSTGNGFAVFQVEDVKTAHAPDFADYKSHILDDYREQQLPQLLSTQLTKLDDRAKVLNDLKKAAAEMNVPVKTSDFVSKDGQVPDLGAMSGPGAVAFSLAKGAISGPINAGRVGVVLTVLDKQEPTADDIAKNFDKMRAQLMGERQDEIFRVYMGSLMEKYEKGGAVRYSKKPAEPGQAPIGG, from the coding sequence ATGATTCGTATTCTGCAGCAGGACAACCGCCTCATCAAGATCATCTTTGCCGTCATTATTACCGTGGCGTGCGTCACCATGGTGATCACGCTTGTTCCCGGCATCTTCGACAATGCTGATACCACCGCTGGGCCGAATGGCACCTTTGCAACGGTTCGCGGTCCTGGCATCCTGGGGCGGTTCACCGGCGAAAGCATTCCCATCAAAGAAACAGATGTGGAGCAACTGGCGCAGCGACAGTTGCAGCAGCAGCACCTTCCGGATTTCCTCATGCCGTACATGACCCAGCGCGCCGGGCAGGTGCTGGTGCAGCGAGCGATCCTGAAGCGTGAAGCAGACAAGATGAAGCTGCAGGTGAGCGACGAAGACCTTCGTCGTGAGTTGCAGACTGGGCCCTTCGCGCAGTACCTCTTTCCCAATGGGCAGTACATCGGCGACGACGGCTACATGAACTTCGTGCAGAGCAACTTCCAGACCAGCCGCAGCGACTTCGAGTCCAAGGTGAAGAGCGACTTGGAATTGAACCGGCTGCAGGCCCTGATTACGGGCGGCGTGACGGTCCCGGACAGCGCGGTTCGCGAGGCTTACCGGGTGCAGGGAACCAAGGTCAAGTTTGATTACGCTGTGATCTCGTCTGACGATTTAGCCAAGACGATCAATCCGAGCGACGCGGAGTTGCAGTCCTTCTTCAAGGCGAACCAGGCCCGCTATGCCACAGCGATCCCCGAGACTCGCAAGATTCAGTACGTCGCCTTCGACGCATCGAACCTGCCCGGCGGCAAGCCTCAGATCACCGATGCCGAGGTGCAGGCTTACTACAAGCAGCATCAGGATGAGTACCAGGTGAAGGACCAGGTCAAGGTCCGGCACATTTTGATTGCCGTTCCTCAGGGCGCAGATGCCAAGACGGATGCCGCAGCCAAGGCGAAGGCTGAGGATGTGCTGAAGCAGATTAAGAGCGGCGGCAACTTCGCCGAGCTTGCCAAGAAAAACTCAGATGACCCGGGAAGCAAGGACCAGGGCGGCGAGCTCGGCTGGCTCGACCATGGCAAGACGGTTCCGGAGTTTGACAAGGCCGCCTTTGCATTGGCTCCCGGACAGACTTCCGATCTAGTCAAGACGCAGTTCGGTTATCACATTTTGCAGGTCGAAGATAAAAAGACCGCTCACGAGCGGCCTTTGGAAGAGGTAAAGTCGGAGATTGTTCCTGTGCTGGAGCAGCAGAAGGCTGGAGCAGCCGAGCAGAACTTCGCGACGCAGTTAGCGGCAGACGCAAAGAAAGAGGGTCTCGACAAGGCTGCAGCGGCAAAGGGTCTGCACGTCGTTACGACCGACTATGTAGCCAAGGACGGCGTTATAGCCGGGCTGGCTGATGGATCTGCTCTGTTGACGCAGGCTTTCGCTACGACAAAGGGAGCGGCTCCCGCGGCGGTTTCGACCGGCAACGGCTTCGCGGTATTTCAAGTCGAGGATGTGAAGACGGCACACGCGCCGGACTTTGCCGACTATAAATCTCACATTCTTGACGACTACAGAGAACAGCAGTTGCCGCAATTGCTGAGCACCCAACTCACTAAGCTGGATGACCGGGCCAAAGTTCTAAATGACCTGAAGAAGGCAGCCGCTGAAATGAACGTTCCAGTGAAGACCAGCGACTTCGTCTCCAAAGATGGTCAGGTTCCTGATCTGGGCGCGATGAGCGGCCCGGGCGCAGTGGCTTTCTCGCTAGCCAAGGGAGCCATCTCTGGACCGATTAATGCAGGCAGAGTAGGAGTTGTCCTTACGGTCCTCGACAAACAGGAGCCGACTGCGGACGATATTGCCAAGAACTTTGACAAGATGCGAGCGCAGTTGATGGGAGAACGTCAGGATGAAATCTTCCGCGTATATATGGGAAGCCTGATGGAGAAGTACGAGAAGGGCGGGGCAGTGCGGTATTCGAAAAAGCCGGCTGAACCAGGTCAGGCCCCCATCGGCGGTTAG
- a CDS encoding Hpt domain-containing protein: MTPEEEAKIDVLLRSMWERHLPTLYERLDLLDRAASEAASGTMSETLRAQAFEVAHKLSGSLGMFGYHHGTEIARQMEQILKTLTSDSHSDLTSLTTELRQTLLGK; the protein is encoded by the coding sequence ATGACCCCAGAAGAAGAAGCTAAAATCGATGTCCTGTTGAGAAGCATGTGGGAACGCCATCTGCCCACGCTGTACGAACGGCTCGACCTTCTCGACCGCGCCGCATCGGAAGCTGCATCGGGTACGATGAGTGAAACCTTGCGGGCGCAGGCCTTCGAGGTCGCCCACAAACTCTCCGGCTCTCTCGGAATGTTCGGCTACCACCATGGCACGGAGATCGCCCGTCAAATGGAGCAGATACTGAAGACCTTAACCTCCGATTCTCACAGTGACCTCACATCGTTGACGACAGAGCTGCGTCAGACATTACTCGGCAAATAA
- a CDS encoding response regulator encodes MRRILIIDDEDDIREVAALALEATAGWQVFTAGSGVEGIAVATAEQPDAILMDVMMPGVDGPTTFRNMQQNPLVAHIPVLLLTAKVQGVDQRRFASLGLAAILFKPFDPLTLAHQISEALGWKED; translated from the coding sequence ATGCGACGCATCTTGATCATTGACGATGAGGACGATATCCGCGAAGTCGCCGCGCTCGCGCTGGAGGCGACCGCTGGCTGGCAGGTTTTCACTGCCGGTTCCGGCGTCGAAGGAATCGCGGTCGCAACTGCCGAGCAACCCGATGCAATTCTCATGGACGTCATGATGCCCGGCGTAGACGGCCCAACCACTTTCCGCAACATGCAGCAGAATCCACTCGTCGCCCACATCCCCGTTCTATTGCTCACTGCCAAGGTGCAAGGAGTAGATCAGCGCCGTTTCGCCAGCCTCGGCCTGGCCGCAATTCTCTTCAAGCCCTTCGATCCTCTGACCCTGGCCCATCAGATATCTGAGGCGCTTGGCTGGAAAGAAGACTAG